In Streptomyces sp. NBC_01707, a genomic segment contains:
- a CDS encoding CBS domain-containing protein: MTSGRYTVNDVMTKTVVTITLDAEFKEIAAAMEQWKVTAVPVIEGEGRVVGVVSEADLLPKEEFHDHAPGMIEQMHHLGDIAKAGSVRAKDLMTSPAVTVKPDAPLPQAARLMVDRHVKRLPVVDADGSLKGIVSRADLLKVFLRADDELAAEIRREVVNRLFPVSDRVKVNVTRGVVTLTGRVRHATLVPVAARLAQSVEGVVSVDCRLEGLSSA; this comes from the coding sequence ATGACCTCTGGCCGGTACACCGTCAACGACGTGATGACGAAGACTGTCGTCACCATCACCCTTGACGCGGAATTTAAAGAGATTGCCGCCGCCATGGAGCAGTGGAAAGTCACGGCCGTACCCGTCATCGAAGGCGAGGGCCGAGTCGTCGGCGTCGTCTCCGAAGCCGACCTGCTCCCGAAGGAGGAGTTCCACGACCACGCGCCCGGAATGATCGAGCAAATGCACCACCTGGGCGACATCGCCAAGGCCGGCTCGGTCCGAGCCAAGGATCTGATGACGAGCCCCGCCGTTACGGTCAAGCCTGACGCGCCCCTCCCGCAGGCCGCCCGGCTGATGGTCGACCGGCATGTCAAGCGCCTACCGGTCGTTGACGCCGATGGCAGCCTCAAGGGCATCGTCAGCCGCGCCGATCTCCTCAAGGTTTTCCTGCGCGCCGACGACGAGCTCGCGGCCGAGATTCGTCGTGAGGTCGTCAACCGGCTATTCCCCGTCTCGGACCGAGTGAAGGTCAATGTCACCCGGGGTGTGGTCACGCTCACCGGTCGTGTCCGCCACGCCACCCTTGTTCCCGTCGCCGCCCGCCTCGCTCAGTCCGTGGAAGGCGTGGTCAGCGTCGACTGCCGACTCGAAGGCCTGTCATCTGCATGA
- a CDS encoding universal stress protein, producing MQLPVVVGVDGSEGSLRALDWAATEAARQQLPLRVIHASLWEHYEGLRPTFDTERPAEQILAEHLVASAQERAQRLRSEVSVAADVQPEDPVTALVQESHEAALVVLGSRGRGRIAGMLLGSVSLALAGRSHCPVVVIPMPPPSTQPKPGRIVVGIGDAAGPSAAARFALEQAASRQGELIAVRAWRCPAHEAMDHPLLSGSPASAHRQQAEEHLEDVLSVLDRTGSDAVIERSVVQGPAHQALIEAAMGAELLVVGARRGSGRHGLHLGPVNHAVLHYAPCPVAVVPHTR from the coding sequence ATGCAGCTCCCTGTAGTCGTCGGAGTGGACGGATCAGAGGGCAGTCTGCGCGCACTGGACTGGGCAGCGACGGAAGCGGCCCGACAACAACTCCCTCTGCGCGTCATCCATGCGTCATTGTGGGAACACTACGAAGGGCTGCGCCCCACATTCGACACCGAGCGTCCCGCCGAGCAGATCCTCGCCGAGCATCTCGTCGCCTCCGCGCAGGAGCGGGCGCAACGTCTCCGTTCTGAGGTGAGCGTGGCCGCCGACGTGCAGCCCGAAGACCCGGTGACCGCACTCGTCCAGGAGAGCCACGAGGCAGCCCTTGTCGTGCTCGGTTCCCGCGGCCGGGGCCGAATCGCCGGGATGCTCCTCGGATCCGTCAGCCTCGCCCTGGCCGGCCGGTCCCACTGTCCGGTTGTCGTAATTCCGATGCCCCCGCCGAGCACGCAACCGAAGCCCGGCCGCATCGTCGTCGGGATCGGAGACGCCGCAGGTCCTTCAGCAGCCGCCCGCTTCGCACTCGAACAAGCGGCGTCGCGTCAAGGTGAACTGATCGCGGTACGGGCCTGGCGCTGCCCCGCCCACGAGGCCATGGACCATCCGCTTCTCTCGGGTTCCCCGGCATCCGCCCACCGCCAACAGGCCGAGGAACACCTCGAAGACGTCCTGTCGGTGCTGGACCGCACTGGCTCCGATGCCGTCATCGAGCGATCGGTGGTACAGGGGCCCGCTCACCAGGCCCTGATCGAAGCAGCTATGGGCGCGGAACTCCTCGTCGTCGGCGCGCGGCGGGGCAGTGGACGTCACGGGCTCCACCTCGGCCCGGTGAATCACGCGGTTCTGCATTACGCGCCCTGCCCGGTGGCCGTCGTGCCCCACACCCGCTGA
- a CDS encoding GAF domain-containing protein, whose translation MGDNGTDRCGGARRRLSTLPADLQGRLDAVTHSSAGTARLLDAVMSVGRGLDLPQVLRRIVEAAVVVVDAEYGALGVVGEGTRLTQFLPVGVTVEQREAIGPLPAGHGLLGELIRHPEPLRLAELAEHPASYGFPPNHPPMHSFLGVPIRVRDEVFGNLYLTEKRGGRAFDAEDETVLSTLAVAAGVAIENARLYAETCDRQRWQEANSEIVAGLLSGVNEAHVLQMIVDRASHILSADLGVLALPTEGRSLRVALASGVDAEIHQGLVLPREGSFVGAALDAGEPITSRDVGHDPRITEGPPRWAGLGPAVAVPMITGERTRGVLLLARVRERPAFTTSETLPLLTFAGQAALAMELTERRKSAEQIALLEDRDRIARDLHDLAIQRLFATGMTLQSVVRFVDHPQASERLLRAVDDLDETIKIIRSTIFGLRARGPGRADQGLRGRTVATVEQAARTLGFQPSLRMGGLIDTDVPAEIAEQVIAVLGEALSNVARHAQATSVDISLVVGEGALNLVVSDNGVGMPENGGSRSGLANLARRAEKLDGEMRVGASGKGGTQLNWRVPLRLP comes from the coding sequence GTGGGCGACAACGGAACTGACCGCTGTGGTGGGGCGCGACGTCGGCTGAGCACGTTGCCGGCCGACCTCCAGGGGCGCCTTGATGCCGTGACCCATAGCTCTGCCGGGACGGCCCGGCTACTGGATGCCGTGATGTCGGTGGGAAGGGGACTCGATCTGCCCCAGGTGTTGCGCCGGATCGTCGAAGCCGCAGTTGTTGTGGTCGATGCCGAGTACGGAGCCCTGGGAGTGGTTGGCGAGGGAACCCGGCTGACGCAGTTCCTGCCCGTGGGCGTCACCGTGGAGCAGCGGGAGGCCATCGGCCCGCTGCCAGCGGGGCACGGCCTCCTGGGCGAGCTCATCCGTCATCCTGAGCCCCTGCGGCTCGCGGAGCTTGCCGAGCATCCGGCGTCGTACGGGTTCCCGCCGAACCACCCCCCGATGCATTCGTTTCTGGGGGTGCCCATCCGGGTTCGCGACGAAGTGTTCGGCAATCTGTACCTCACTGAAAAACGGGGCGGTCGTGCATTCGACGCAGAGGACGAGACCGTGCTGTCGACGCTGGCCGTGGCGGCGGGAGTGGCGATCGAGAACGCTCGCCTGTACGCGGAGACGTGCGATCGCCAACGGTGGCAGGAAGCCAATAGTGAGATCGTCGCGGGTCTGCTGAGCGGGGTGAACGAGGCTCACGTCCTGCAGATGATCGTCGATCGTGCCTCGCATATTCTCTCCGCGGACCTCGGCGTCCTGGCACTCCCCACGGAGGGTAGGAGCCTCCGGGTGGCACTGGCGTCAGGTGTGGACGCCGAGATTCATCAAGGTCTGGTCCTGCCACGTGAAGGATCGTTCGTCGGCGCGGCTCTCGATGCGGGCGAGCCGATCACCAGCCGCGATGTCGGGCACGATCCGCGGATCACCGAGGGCCCGCCGAGGTGGGCGGGGCTCGGCCCGGCTGTCGCGGTCCCGATGATTACGGGAGAGCGGACCCGTGGGGTGCTGTTGTTGGCCCGCGTACGGGAGCGTCCTGCCTTCACCACGTCGGAAACCTTGCCCCTGCTGACCTTCGCAGGTCAGGCTGCGCTGGCGATGGAACTCACCGAACGGCGCAAGTCCGCCGAGCAGATCGCTCTGCTGGAGGACCGGGACCGCATCGCCCGGGATCTGCACGACCTGGCCATTCAGCGGCTGTTCGCCACCGGTATGACCCTGCAGAGCGTGGTGCGGTTCGTGGATCATCCACAGGCGAGCGAGCGGTTGCTGCGCGCGGTGGACGATCTGGACGAGACCATCAAGATCATCCGATCCACGATCTTTGGCCTACGTGCACGCGGACCGGGCCGTGCCGACCAGGGGCTGCGAGGCCGGACGGTGGCTACGGTGGAACAGGCCGCACGTACCTTGGGCTTTCAACCCTCCCTGCGGATGGGAGGGCTCATTGACACAGATGTGCCGGCAGAGATCGCCGAGCAGGTGATCGCCGTTCTGGGGGAGGCGCTGAGCAATGTTGCTCGCCATGCACAGGCCACGTCGGTGGACATCTCGCTCGTGGTGGGTGAGGGGGCGCTGAACCTCGTCGTGTCCGACAACGGTGTGGGCATGCCCGAGAACGGTGGTTCCCGAAGCGGGCTCGCCAACCTTGCACGGCGTGCCGAGAAGCTCGATGGCGAGATGAGAGTGGGGGCGTCGGGGAAGGGTGGCACCCAGCTGAACTGGCGGGTGCCACTGCGGCTGCCCTGA
- a CDS encoding ATP-binding protein: protein MVGTARARRPRAREWSSSQLVPEVHGVNAVHGQQQTSIVEPERSARPDRLFDKEDEWAALMAFSSDPHPGKGLGVVMGRPRQGKTLLLESVARATGGFYFCGQEATQAESLRRLGEEYARYRQVAQPSHWRDWKEGIDALLALGDTRPLPVIIDSFPDLVAASPALPSVIHGALRHLDRPPLESRARLLLGGETAPVMIRLFAHSSPLHALAALKLHIQPLDFRKTAQLWGIDDPRLAFLVYTVVGGTPAYRHDYVDDDVPVDRDDFDAWVCRTVLNPRMPLFHEARHLLDEETGPWSHGVCHSVLAALARGCTTHGEIATFLGQQLTDASRTLALLRDHGLLQSQTDGLQSGVKRHRIADPLLAFEHALARPRRAALEQSDAETVWAGARADFNSLVAGPQFAQVCREWAVRFADSAVFGADHVTASYGSLGDPSATAGLDAEVVVRRQDGPMAGSLLSVGLARWHTGMGIHHLQRLRCILDGLNSLEDVSHVRLALYGASGFSPELHAAHARGEVMLVDLDRLYRDA, encoded by the coding sequence ATGGTCGGTACAGCGCGCGCTCGACGGCCGCGAGCCCGAGAATGGAGTAGCTCTCAGCTGGTTCCGGAGGTGCATGGTGTGAATGCCGTACACGGACAGCAGCAGACCTCGATCGTGGAGCCTGAACGCTCAGCCAGGCCCGATCGCCTCTTCGACAAGGAAGACGAATGGGCAGCCTTGATGGCCTTCTCGAGCGATCCGCATCCGGGAAAGGGCCTCGGCGTCGTCATGGGTCGGCCCAGGCAGGGCAAAACGCTCCTGCTGGAATCGGTGGCACGCGCCACGGGCGGGTTCTATTTCTGTGGGCAGGAAGCCACCCAAGCCGAGTCCTTGCGCAGGTTGGGCGAGGAGTACGCGCGATACCGGCAGGTCGCACAGCCCAGCCACTGGCGTGATTGGAAGGAAGGCATCGATGCCTTGCTGGCGCTGGGCGACACCCGGCCGCTGCCCGTCATCATCGACTCGTTCCCCGATCTTGTCGCGGCGAGCCCGGCATTGCCCTCTGTCATCCACGGAGCCCTCCGGCACCTCGACAGACCGCCACTGGAAAGTCGTGCGCGATTGCTGCTCGGTGGTGAGACCGCACCGGTCATGATCCGGCTGTTCGCGCACTCCTCGCCGCTGCACGCACTCGCCGCTCTGAAGCTCCACATCCAGCCCCTGGACTTCCGCAAGACGGCGCAACTGTGGGGCATCGACGACCCGAGGCTCGCCTTTCTCGTCTACACGGTCGTCGGCGGGACGCCCGCCTATCGGCACGACTACGTCGACGACGATGTTCCTGTCGATCGTGACGACTTCGATGCCTGGGTCTGCCGCACCGTCCTGAATCCGCGCATGCCGCTTTTCCACGAGGCTCGCCATCTCCTCGACGAGGAGACCGGGCCCTGGAGCCACGGGGTTTGTCACTCCGTACTTGCCGCCCTGGCCAGAGGCTGCACGACCCACGGCGAAATCGCCACCTTCCTGGGACAGCAGCTCACAGATGCCTCCCGGACCCTCGCCCTCCTCCGCGACCACGGTCTGCTCCAATCGCAGACGGACGGGCTGCAGTCGGGGGTCAAGCGCCATCGCATCGCGGACCCGCTCCTCGCGTTCGAGCACGCCTTGGCGCGCCCACGCAGGGCGGCTCTTGAGCAAAGCGACGCCGAGACGGTGTGGGCAGGCGCGCGAGCCGATTTCAACTCTCTTGTCGCCGGACCGCAGTTTGCTCAAGTCTGCCGGGAGTGGGCGGTCCGCTTCGCCGACTCGGCGGTCTTCGGTGCCGACCATGTCACGGCGTCGTACGGCTCCCTCGGCGACCCGTCGGCGACGGCCGGGCTGGATGCCGAGGTCGTGGTCCGCCGACAGGACGGCCCGATGGCCGGTTCCCTTCTGTCGGTGGGGCTCGCACGATGGCATACCGGCATGGGCATCCACCATCTGCAACGTCTGCGGTGCATCCTGGATGGACTCAATTCCCTTGAGGATGTAAGCCACGTCCGACTGGCCCTATACGGTGCTTCGGGGTTCAGCCCCGAGCTCCATGCGGCGCATGCTCGTGGCGAAGTCATGCTCGTCGACCTTGACCGTCTGTACCGGGACGCGTAG
- a CDS encoding methyltransferase encodes MNRLTTSQGGFDLARFPEHPRDPFRAWDAADEYLLRQLEGIEGAEPVDLSGAVVVVGDRWGALTTVLAGHRPVQITDSYLAQRATLANLVRNGADPDTVRLLSPRDTPPERIDVLLVRVPKSLALLEDQLHRLAPAVHAGTVVIGTGMVKEIHTSTLKLFERIIGPTRTSLAVKKARLIFCTPDPALARTLSPWPHRYDLPDGIGTVSGRTVVNHAGIFCAERLDIGTRFFLNHLPERSGRDRIVDLGCGNGVVGTSAALANPEATVTFIDESYQAVASAEATFRANLGTDAEADFVVGDGMADVPPGSVDLVLNNPPFHSHLATTDATARTMFHGARTALRQGGELWVVGNRHLGYHTQLRRTFGNCTTVAGDPKFVVLRAVKR; translated from the coding sequence ATGAACCGTTTGACGACGTCACAGGGCGGGTTCGACCTCGCCCGCTTCCCCGAGCACCCGCGCGACCCGTTCCGCGCCTGGGACGCTGCCGACGAATATCTGCTGCGGCAGCTGGAGGGGATCGAAGGAGCCGAGCCGGTCGACCTGTCCGGCGCCGTGGTCGTGGTGGGCGACCGCTGGGGTGCGCTGACCACCGTGCTGGCCGGGCACCGCCCCGTGCAGATCACCGACTCGTACCTCGCGCAGCGCGCCACCCTGGCGAACCTCGTCCGCAACGGTGCCGACCCGGACACCGTGCGTCTGCTGTCGCCCAGGGACACGCCGCCGGAGCGGATCGACGTCCTTCTCGTGCGCGTCCCCAAAAGTCTGGCGCTTCTGGAGGACCAGCTGCACCGGCTCGCCCCCGCCGTGCACGCCGGCACCGTCGTCATCGGCACCGGCATGGTGAAGGAGATCCACACCTCCACCCTCAAGCTGTTCGAGCGGATCATCGGACCCACCCGCACCTCCCTCGCGGTCAAGAAGGCACGACTGATCTTCTGCACCCCCGACCCGGCCCTGGCCCGTACCCTCAGCCCGTGGCCGCACCGCTACGACCTGCCCGACGGCATCGGCACCGTCTCCGGCCGGACCGTCGTCAACCACGCCGGGATCTTCTGCGCGGAGCGCCTCGACATCGGCACCCGCTTCTTCCTGAACCATCTGCCCGAGCGCAGCGGCCGGGACCGCATCGTCGACCTGGGCTGCGGAAACGGGGTCGTCGGCACCTCCGCCGCGCTCGCCAACCCCGAAGCGACGGTGACCTTCATCGACGAGTCGTACCAGGCGGTCGCCTCGGCCGAGGCGACGTTCCGGGCCAACCTCGGGACGGACGCCGAGGCCGACTTCGTGGTCGGCGACGGGATGGCGGACGTGCCGCCGGGCAGTGTCGACCTGGTGCTCAACAACCCGCCGTTCCACTCGCACCTGGCGACCACCGACGCCACGGCCCGGACCATGTTCCACGGGGCGCGCACCGCGCTGCGGCAGGGCGGCGAGCTGTGGGTCGTCGGCAACCGGCACCTCGGCTACCACACCCAGTTGCGCCGTACCTTCGGCAACTGCACCACCGTCGCCGGTGACCCCAAGTTCGTCGTGCTGCGCGCCGTCAAGCGCTGA
- a CDS encoding nitroreductase — MLTKTLHDATLTDLVADATTAPSMHNAQPWQFRYERSSRTLTLRADLDRAMPEADPSTRGLHVGCGAALLNLRVSAAHLGLDCVTTLLPEPSDPPLLAVVRLGIRADSARKPADEALAALHPAIRDRHTSRYPFDERAIPEDIRARFAEAARIEGADFAFMTPTHLETVLELIRDAEGYDRRDPAREAEQRSWTRDTKTEVPADGIPDYAFGPRDASDRATVRDFAGTAVLAGRVRVLFENRPQLALLSTAGDRPEDWLRAGQALERVLLTATLHHVSSSFATQPLEWPDLRWVLRDPVFGKGHAQMIIRLGYGPAGPRTPRRPLDQVLTIEP, encoded by the coding sequence ATGCTCACCAAAACGCTCCACGACGCCACATTGACCGACCTAGTCGCCGATGCCACCACCGCGCCGTCCATGCACAACGCCCAGCCCTGGCAGTTTCGCTACGAACGCTCCAGCCGCACCCTCACGCTCCGCGCGGACCTCGATCGTGCGATGCCGGAGGCCGACCCCTCCACCCGCGGACTCCATGTCGGCTGCGGCGCGGCCCTGTTGAACCTGCGGGTATCTGCCGCCCACCTCGGCCTGGACTGCGTCACCACGCTCCTGCCCGAACCGTCGGACCCGCCCCTCCTGGCCGTCGTACGCCTGGGCATCCGCGCTGACTCCGCCCGGAAGCCGGCGGACGAAGCACTCGCGGCACTCCACCCCGCGATCCGGGATCGGCATACCAGCCGCTATCCGTTCGATGAGCGGGCCATCCCCGAGGACATTCGTGCGCGCTTCGCCGAAGCGGCCCGCATCGAGGGCGCGGACTTCGCCTTCATGACTCCGACGCATCTGGAGACCGTGCTCGAACTAATCCGGGATGCCGAGGGATACGACCGCAGGGATCCGGCGCGAGAGGCGGAACAGCGCAGCTGGACCCGGGACACAAAGACAGAGGTCCCAGCCGACGGAATTCCGGATTACGCGTTCGGGCCGCGTGACGCGTCCGATAGGGCGACCGTCCGCGATTTCGCAGGCACAGCCGTCCTCGCAGGGCGAGTACGCGTCCTGTTCGAGAACCGGCCGCAGCTGGCTCTTCTGAGCACCGCGGGCGACCGTCCCGAGGACTGGCTGCGCGCCGGGCAGGCCCTGGAACGTGTCCTGCTCACCGCCACACTTCACCACGTGTCCAGCTCCTTCGCGACACAACCCCTCGAATGGCCGGACCTGAGATGGGTCCTGCGCGACCCGGTCTTCGGCAAGGGACATGCACAAATGATCATCCGCCTGGGATACGGCCCGGCGGGGCCCCGGACACCACGCCGCCCCCTTGACCAGGTACTGACCATCGAGCCGTAG
- a CDS encoding acyl-CoA dehydrogenase family protein — protein MHLEYTPEQQQLRAELRTYFAGLVPDNAYSRYDDPAAQKRFYRETIRRLGADGWLGVGWPTEYGGRGLSPMEQFIFFDEAAQAGVPLPLMALNTVGPTIMQFGTDEQKAYFLPKILAGEIDFAIGYSEPDAGTDLAALKTRAVRDGDEDTGHYTVNGQKIWTTNGDTADWVWLAVRTDPDAPPHKGITMLLVPTGDPGYSCTLINTLASHDTTASYYENIRVPVSRRVGDENKGWRLITNQLNHERVTLAAHGTMAIRALHNVQRWATDTKLADGRRVIDLGWVRTRLARTHTRLDAMKLLNWQMVSAVQEGTLTPQDASAVKVYGSEARRDAYAWLMEVVGSAGPLKEGSAGAVLHGELERGYRSAVIFTFGGGNNEIQREIISWIGLGMPRVRR, from the coding sequence GTGCACCTCGAATACACGCCTGAGCAGCAGCAGTTGCGCGCCGAGCTGCGCACGTACTTCGCCGGACTCGTTCCCGACAACGCCTACAGCAGGTACGACGACCCCGCCGCCCAGAAACGCTTCTACCGCGAGACGATCCGCCGCCTCGGCGCCGACGGCTGGCTCGGCGTCGGCTGGCCGACGGAGTACGGCGGACGTGGCCTGTCCCCGATGGAACAGTTCATCTTCTTCGACGAGGCCGCCCAGGCGGGGGTACCGCTGCCCCTGATGGCCCTCAACACCGTCGGACCGACGATCATGCAGTTCGGCACGGACGAGCAGAAGGCGTACTTCCTGCCGAAGATCCTGGCCGGCGAGATCGACTTCGCGATCGGGTACAGCGAACCCGACGCCGGAACCGACCTGGCCGCCCTCAAGACCCGGGCCGTGCGCGACGGCGACGAGGACACCGGCCATTACACGGTCAACGGTCAGAAGATCTGGACGACCAACGGCGACACCGCCGACTGGGTCTGGCTCGCCGTCCGTACCGACCCCGACGCCCCGCCCCACAAGGGCATCACGATGCTGCTCGTCCCGACCGGCGACCCAGGCTACTCCTGCACGCTGATCAACACCCTCGCCTCGCACGACACCACCGCCAGCTACTACGAGAACATCCGTGTCCCCGTCTCCCGCCGCGTCGGCGACGAGAACAAGGGGTGGCGGCTCATCACCAACCAGCTCAACCACGAACGCGTCACCCTCGCCGCCCACGGCACCATGGCCATCCGCGCCCTCCACAACGTGCAGCGCTGGGCCACCGACACCAAGTTGGCCGACGGGCGCCGGGTGATCGACCTCGGCTGGGTCCGCACCCGACTCGCCCGCACCCACACCCGGCTCGACGCCATGAAACTCCTCAACTGGCAGATGGTCTCCGCCGTCCAGGAAGGCACCCTCACCCCGCAGGACGCCTCCGCCGTCAAGGTCTACGGCTCCGAGGCGCGCCGTGACGCCTACGCCTGGCTGATGGAGGTCGTCGGCTCGGCCGGACCGCTCAAGGAGGGCTCGGCGGGCGCCGTCCTGCACGGCGAACTGGAACGCGGATACCGGTCCGCCGTCATCTTCACCTTCGGTGGCGGCAACAACGAGATCCAGCGGGAGATCATCTCCTGGATCGGCCTGGGGATGCCGCGCGTGCGCCGCTGA
- a CDS encoding response regulator transcription factor: protein MSDETGFSTQRPIRVFLLDDHEVVRRGVQDLLDAEPDIKVVGDAGTADQALARGPALRPDVAILDVRLPDGDGIAVCRELRSRMPELSCLMLTSFDDDEALLDAIMAGAAGYVLKVIKGSDLVAAVRTLASGRSTLDPTTTARLMSSLREEESAAEPEGDDALSGLSPREKDVLELIGEGLTNSQIGKRLYLSEKTVKNDISRLLAKLGVERRIQAAVIAAHATEPSPPPEAGQHQT, encoded by the coding sequence ATGAGCGACGAGACGGGGTTCTCGACCCAGAGACCGATCCGCGTGTTCCTGCTCGACGATCACGAGGTGGTCAGGCGCGGGGTGCAGGATCTGCTTGACGCGGAACCTGACATCAAGGTCGTCGGCGACGCCGGCACAGCCGATCAGGCTCTGGCCCGCGGCCCGGCGCTCCGCCCGGACGTCGCGATTCTCGATGTGCGGCTGCCGGACGGCGACGGTATCGCCGTGTGCCGGGAACTGCGCTCTCGGATGCCGGAGCTGTCCTGTCTGATGCTCACCTCGTTCGACGACGACGAAGCGCTGCTCGACGCGATCATGGCTGGCGCGGCAGGCTACGTGCTCAAGGTAATCAAGGGTTCTGACCTTGTTGCCGCCGTCCGCACACTGGCATCCGGGCGTTCGACCCTCGACCCGACGACCACCGCACGGCTGATGAGCAGCCTGCGCGAGGAGGAATCCGCCGCTGAACCCGAGGGGGACGACGCGCTGTCCGGGCTATCCCCGCGGGAGAAGGACGTCCTCGAACTGATCGGCGAAGGGCTGACAAACAGCCAGATCGGCAAGCGCCTCTACCTGTCGGAGAAAACCGTCAAGAATGATATCTCCCGTCTGCTGGCCAAGCTCGGCGTCGAGCGCCGCATCCAGGCAGCCGTGATCGCTGCGCACGCCACGGAACCTTCCCCGCCGCCTGAAGCCGGACAGCACCAGACGTAA
- a CDS encoding MBL fold metallo-hydrolase yields the protein MTGTSQVVIDGRAPHFVVEPVPEAVEKFLQIGGAEGADVLLMESYGDRHHDPGRAHAAFAAVLTRALARGRTVVIPAFAIDRTEVVLHELAALRQDGVLPRSVPVYVASPMALVALDVYREALRARSPEIRPEILDHGETAISPDPFLPARTVQESIDLNSTPGPAVIVSSAGIATGGRVLHHLHRLLPNPRNAVVIVGFAAAGIRARDLVDGAHTLKMFGEYVPVRAEVADLPHFSAHADTDRIMDSLRGSPAPRTTYLVHGEESSSEALRDRINRELGWTAVVPKPGEAVLVR from the coding sequence GTGACCGGTACGAGTCAGGTAGTAATTGACGGTCGTGCGCCACACTTCGTCGTCGAACCGGTACCCGAGGCGGTCGAAAAGTTCCTGCAGATCGGCGGAGCGGAAGGCGCCGACGTACTACTGATGGAGTCGTACGGCGATCGTCACCATGATCCCGGAAGAGCCCACGCCGCGTTCGCAGCCGTACTCACGCGTGCGCTCGCGCGCGGCCGAACCGTCGTCATCCCGGCCTTCGCGATCGACCGCACCGAGGTTGTCCTCCACGAGCTCGCCGCCCTGCGCCAGGACGGGGTCCTGCCCCGGTCTGTTCCCGTCTATGTGGCCAGCCCCATGGCTCTGGTCGCGCTCGACGTCTACCGCGAAGCACTGCGTGCCCGCTCCCCCGAGATCAGGCCCGAGATTCTCGACCACGGCGAGACAGCGATCAGCCCTGACCCGTTTCTGCCCGCGCGAACCGTCCAGGAGTCCATCGACCTCAACAGCACGCCCGGTCCCGCCGTCATTGTCTCTTCGGCCGGCATCGCCACCGGCGGCCGGGTCCTGCACCACCTCCACCGGCTCCTGCCCAATCCACGCAACGCCGTCGTCATCGTCGGTTTCGCAGCCGCCGGCATCAGGGCCCGCGACCTGGTCGACGGCGCCCACACACTCAAAATGTTCGGCGAATACGTCCCCGTACGCGCAGAGGTGGCCGACCTACCGCACTTTTCGGCACACGCCGATACCGACCGGATCATGGACTCGCTGCGCGGCTCCCCCGCACCACGTACGACCTATCTGGTCCACGGCGAGGAGTCGTCGTCAGAAGCCCTGCGGGACCGGATCAACCGTGAACTGGGCTGGACAGCGGTGGTACCCAAGCCCGGGGAAGCTGTCCTGGTCCGCTGA